The stretch of DNA GTCGAGCCGCACCAGTTTGCCGCTGTCACGGTGACGGCCGAGGACGGCAGCACCATGCCGCTGGGCGTCGAGCCCTCGAAGGCGCTCTGGGAGCACCTGCGGGAGCAGGGGTATATCGACTCCCGGGGGAAGGTCCAGGATGCATTGCGCACCGCCCTCAAGGCGGACGCGGTGAAGATCCCGGCGGCCTTCGCGCTTCAGGCCGGCCAGATCACCCCGATCCTGCGCAAACTCGCCGGCCGCCTCGAGATCAAGAACGCCGACGAGCGGCGCCAGGTACGCCCGCGCCAGGCCATCCTCCACAGCCCGGATTTCAAGGCGCTCTGGGACCGCATCAAGCACAAGACCACGTACCGGGTGGAGTTCGACAACGAGAGGCTCGTAGAGAGCTGCATCAAGGCTCTGCGCGACGCGCCCCCGATCCCGAAGACCCGCCTGCAGTGGCGCAAGGCCGAGATCGCCATCGGCAAGGCGGGCGTGGAGGCCAGCGAGCGCCAGGGGGCACAGGCCATCGTCCTCGACGACGCCGGCATCGAACTGCCGGACCTCCTGACCCAACTCCAGGATCAAACCCAGCTCACCCGCCGCACCATTTGTCGCGTGGTGACCGCGAGCGGGCGGCTCGACGACTTCAAGCGCAATCCCCAGGCATTCATCGAGCTGGCCGCCGAGGCCATCAACCGCCGCAAGCGCCTGGCCGTCGTGGATGGCATCAAGTACCAGCGCCTCGGCGACGAGCACTACTACGCCCAGGAGCTCTTCGAGCAGGAGGAGCTGACCGGCTATCTCAGAAACATGCTCGCCGAGACCAGGAAGTCCGTTTACGAGCAGGTGGTCTACGACTCGGCCACCGAAGCGGCATTCGCCGACGGCCTGGAGAAGAACGAGGCGATCAAGGTCTACGCCAAGCTGCCGGGCTGGTTCACCGTGCCCACACCTCTGGGTCCTTATAACCCGGACTGGGCGGTACTCGTGGAGAAAAACGGCGCGGAACGGCTCTACCTGGTCGTGGAGACGAAGAGCGGCCTGTTCACTGACGACTTGCGGGAGAAGGAAAGCGCGAAGATCGAGTGCGGCAAGGCGCATTTCAAGGCGCTGGGGGGGCGGGAATCGTCGGCGCGGTATGTCGTCGTCCGGTCCGTCGACGAGATCCTTGCGTAGAGACGCGAGTCCGGAGGTGGACAGTCAGACCTGTGGCGAGGCACCTGACCGCTTGCGGCAGATGGTCCGCTGCGCGGCGCCGCAACACCGGGTCATTCTTGCACAAAGCCAAACGGATCGCCGGCCAAACCGGGACTCGACCTGGGCAAAGGCCGTCCAGGTGCTTCATGGCGCCACCTGCGCCGGATCATCGGGGAGGAGATCGATCTGGCCATGTATCCCGATTGGGTGCATTCCAGGTTTGTTCTGTGAGACGGGACACACCTGCCCGGCCTGTGTGTCGGAGCCATGACATCCGTGATCGTCCCGGGCGCAGACGAACCCCGCACCGGCAAGACCGTGGAAGACCCACCACCACCGATCCCCACCCCGCGCTGACGCCGTTTGTTGCTTGCTGCTTGTTCCGTGTTTCTTCCGTGCTCTTCCGTGCTGATCCCCTCTTTCGCTGCGGATCTGTCTCGTGCTAGCATGAACGCTGCTGGGGGGCGGGGACGCGGCTTCTTCTGGCCGCGACAAGGGCAACAGGAGGCGAGGCATGAAGGTCGATCTGGGACCGGTCACGCGGCTGGAGGGGCATCTCAACATCCAGACCACGGTGACCGACAACGTCATCACCGATGCCCGCTGCATGGGCGAAATGTTCCGAGGCTTCGAGGAGATCCTCCGGGGCCGGGATCCTCTGGACGCCCAGCAGATCACGCAGCGCATCTGCGGCGTCTGTCCCTATGCCCACGCCATCGCCTCCTGCTATGCCCAGGAAGCGGCCTTCGGCATCACCCCGCCGGCCAACGGCCGTATCCTCCAGAACCTCATCCAGGGCGCCAACCACCTCTACGACTATCCCCTGCACTTTTATCAGCTGGCCGCCCTGGACTTCGTGGACGTCACCGCCATCCTCGGCTACACCGGCGCCGACCCGGAGCTGGTCAAGGTCAAGGCCTGGGTGGCGGCGGAGCTGGCGGCCAAGAAGCCGTTTCCCGCCGCCCCCTTCCTGCCCCGGCTGGAAGGGGCGTATCTGGCCGATGCCGAGGCCAACATCGGTGCCCTCAAGCATTACCTGGAGGCCCTGGCCATCGAGCAGAAGGCCAACCGGGCGTCGGCCATCTTCGGCGGCAAGTTTCCCCACGCCACGGCCATCTTCCCGGGCGGCTGCAGCCAGCCGGTGAGCATCGACCTGGTGGCCACCTACCAGGCTTTGATCCTGGAGGTGCGGGAGTTCCTGGTCCACAAGTACCTGCCGGACGTGCTGGCGGTGGCCAAGGCCTTCCCGGAGTACTGGGAGATCGGCGCCTCCAAGGGTGGCTTCCTGTCCTATGGCCTGCTGCCCTTCGGGCCGGAGGCGGGTGCCAAGCGGCTCTTTGCCCCGGGGATCCTGCTTGATGGCAAGGTGCAGACGGTGGATTTCGGCCGCATCACCGAGGATGTCCTCTACTCCCGGTACAGGAGCCCCAGCCACCTGCCGGTGCGGGACAGTGCCCTGGATCCGGAGCCGAGCAAGGCCGGGGCCTACACCTGGATCAAGGCGCCGCGCTACGACGGCCGGATGGTGGA from Thermodesulfobacteriota bacterium encodes:
- a CDS encoding nickel-dependent hydrogenase large subunit; the protein is MKVDLGPVTRLEGHLNIQTTVTDNVITDARCMGEMFRGFEEILRGRDPLDAQQITQRICGVCPYAHAIASCYAQEAAFGITPPANGRILQNLIQGANHLYDYPLHFYQLAALDFVDVTAILGYTGADPELVKVKAWVAAELAAKKPFPAAPFLPRLEGAYLADAEANIGALKHYLEALAIEQKANRASAIFGGKFPHATAIFPGGCSQPVSIDLVATYQALILEVREFLVHKYLPDVLAVAKAFPEYWEIGASKGGFLSYGLLPFGPEAGAKRLFAPGILLDGKVQTVDFGRITEDVLYSRYRSPSHLPVRDSALDPEPSKAGAYTWIKAPRYDGRMVEVGPAARVLVDYHQGNNPTVKKLVDSLAAELGITPSHFNSVLGRHASRAISAVVIADFLLAETERLDPGQPTMADLAIPATGEGFGATDASRGALLHYIRLADHKIEQYACVVPTTWNASPRDDRGQPGAMESALIGTRVADPPSQIEAGRIVRSFDPCLACAIH